From Oncorhynchus nerka isolate Pitt River linkage group LG1, Oner_Uvic_2.0, whole genome shotgun sequence, the proteins below share one genomic window:
- the spc25 gene encoding kinetochore protein Spc25 produces the protein MNCITDANIGNWFSSTMEDIRNKMLFQGTAEMTETGVDWVQTHRKTVRSVLDTCSKKSKDDEIIFETIDSYKTDLENKNVSLVEKRNAIAKRLSEVEGKNEQKSKIIEKIEMIRVEQAKKKELIVSQNKANKDRLKNLNKAKQVFQSRLGLEIRKIHGEKLQFIFRDINQKDSECVYTFMLRISEGGLYQIVSSDPPLDCMAHLEQRLQETNNFSAFLANVRREFLALKPE, from the exons ATGAACTGCATTACAGATGCAAACATTGGGAATTGGTTTAGTAGCACAATGGAAGACATTCGCAACAAAATGCTTTTTCAGGGAACGGCCGAGATGACGGAGACCGGCGTGGATTGGGTTCAAACCCACCGAAAGACCGTCAGATCTGTTCTCG ATACGTGTTCAAAGAAATCCAAGGATGATGAAATAATATTTGAAACGATAGACTCATACAAAACAG ACTTGGAAAATAAAAATGTCTCATTGGTGGAGAAGAGAAATGCCATTGCGAAGAGACTGTCTGAAGTGGAAGGGAAGAACGAACAGAAAAGCAAGATCATTGAAAAGATTGAGATGATCCGAGTGGAACAAGCCAAGAAAAAAGAAT TGATTGTGTCCCAAAACAAAGCCAACAAGGACAGACTGAAAAATCTTAACAAAGCCAAGCAGGTGTTTCAGAGTCGGCTGGGATTGGAAATTAGAAAAATTCACG GAGAGAAATTGCAGTTTATCTTCCGAGACATCAACCAAAAAGACTCGGAATGTGTATACACCTTCATGCTGAGGATCAGCGAAGGAGGATTATACCAGA TTGTGTCTAGTGACCCACCACTGGACTGCATGGCTCACTTGGAGCAGAGACTCCAGGAGACCAACAACTTCTCTGCCTTCCTTGCAAATGTCCGGAGAGAATTTCTCGCTCTAAAACCTgaatag